The bacterium genome window below encodes:
- a CDS encoding immune inhibitor A, with protein MCLSIVLAAAAGFALAAYPFADGAEAGAGQWSAAPPWAASAESAHAGSFAFSDSPGANYANNANVALTMRDSLDLTRSTRPRLSFWHTFNLEPGYDFGYVEISLDGGASWQASPLASFTGNAAWRREQIDLSAYKTQATVKLRFRLVSDANVTLDGWHVDDVVVDEAPDAPTATAGAVTANTIALSWTASAAADFAGYRVVRSATQGFDWRTATTVASFGAASTTNFTDVALNPKSRYHYRVVVARGNGIEAASDEVSATTSAGMDFPFLDDGEAGAATWRADVPWALSTEAAYGGASAWSDSPGGPYAANVNASLTLAAPLDLRAATRPTLSFRHTYDFPGNDHGLVEVSTDNGQTWTALRDFTNGTVAAWTYVQVDLSAYKAQATLVRFRVTADGATNGDGWHLDDVAVSEPLAALATPTPTPLDSHAIRVAWPQATGSGFDHYEVVRSTSPNAGVYGTIAAEIHDVAATTFDDRGLALNTTYYYRVYAVNRWGCFSPDSAAEAAATTLNNPLPFADGFEGALDAWTFTGGWSKTSVVPAHGGAFVLQDSPGDYANNSDTYAMTAVDLRGALNPALSFWDRFALEQNADFAALEVSADGANWSRPYVATGTRLDWARQVIDLSPWRGQANLRIRFRVATNAGTVADGWYIDDVEVKDVAPLPTIALPFTETFESGLGAWQASRWTVAADAAHGGAASARSSADGNLWSDGYERLVLNGELDLAGSANPQLTFWMSGHAYWCSGFNVYASTDGGATWSGSLFGQGNDWNTSGTWRRAQVDLSAYKGQKTRLMFQVSTCWGGADEDFYIDDVRVEDLPTAVTLAAPTPRLKTAELAWTKSSDPNFARYEVRRSTSPNVTLDGTLVALIADVNTVSALDDNPPEGLAIGATYYYKVFTFDTYGTVTPSNERSATTVPLAYPVADAMDDLRNWVRGTDSADQPTWGPLSPGRDGETGTCIASSPTTDYPNNSSTYILTAVDLTAAVHPVLTFWDQPAFQQNADYGSVEVSADGNNWQRPYVVTGVRAAWAKQRIDLTRWRGQTNLRVRFRVSTDAGTTNAGWRIDDVTIGEAEGWTAFPFPFTETFESGLGNWQTSRWTIAADAVHGGAASARSSADGNLWNSGYEQLLLNGEIDLAAAQNPQLTFWMTGHAYWCSGFNVYASTDGGATWSGTLFGQGSDWNTSGTWRRAQVDLSGYKGKAVRLLFEVSSCWGGADEDFYVDDVRVEDLPTAVTLAAPTPHLKTAELAWTKSSDPNFARYEVRRSTSPGVTLDGTLVASIADVNTVSALDENPPEGLAIGATYYYKVFTFDTYGTVAPSNERSAVTVPLPYPVADAMDDLRNWVRGTDSADQPTWGPLSPGRDGATGSCIASSPTSDYPNSSSTYILTAVDLTAAVHPVLSFWDQPAFQQNADYGSVEVSADGNNWQRPYVVTGVRAAWARQRIDLTRWRGQTNLRIRFRVATDGGTTNAGWRIDDVTIGEADGWKTFAFPFTDGFESGLGNWQASRWTVAADAVHGGAASVRSSADGNLWNSGYEQLLLNGQIDLAAARNPQLTFWMSGHAYWCSSLNVYASTDGGATWSGSLFGQGNDWNSSGAWRRAQVDLSGYKGQAVRLLFEVASCWGGADEDFSIDDVAVSELPAAPVLAPPDSIGNGSMRLSWSAYADAPSFRSYLLYRDTTNGVGLGSALVATLGDRAATQFVDTGLQAGKTYYYRLYAQDVHDAYSPSNVVSARTAPLVPSSAADDFETPNDHWTMTGTWAVQSGAGRNGGAALVDSIGDYPCGMDASATTSVNLKNASWPVLTFHDRYAYQDNYDWGVVEVMTNEGSSWTRVYTVTGTRPDWRRAQIDLSPWKGQENVWIRFRSLSDGCGIQADGWSIDDFAVVENAHAPLPYPYAQSFEGALDDLLPSAWVQGADLPKEGAADLVATPGQRIWADANHSFAFAGELDLSAATSPSLSYWIRGHMYWCSTFRFQSSIDGGITWTDVPGTIRGNDWASDATWVKTTVDISPLKNAHLRLRGFLNTCYGGADAVVHVDAVRIGEPTPGAPAPHDPPDGGAVGVLRPTLTLDNALDYQFDPLTYRIQVASDSSFDSTVAEVPAVAEGTSTTSWTVDTDLANNTRYWWRARGRDPEGHEGPWMAPAAFYVVLRNDAPPAPKFVAPPNGAQLWGAEAALTWYASVDPNPGDTVTYDLEIDDDPNFGAPEVSATGLSATAKNDLAAALPTITAPLGDLPGYASLVSQRTYYWRLRAVDNRHAASPWTSEVRYFVFGADTTAPTVAWSSPADRATIAATPTTLSGTAQDVGAGLDYVQLSFDGGTTWILAAGGGSWSYSFAPTQNGEIAALVRAADKAGNVSAPASRRFTVALPDIPTAPAAHPDNSMVTVFWGPPALPGATGYNVYRAIESGAFAKLNAAPLLALSYRDAGLINGLAHRYVVTALRGGVESGRSPEVWARPTGDGAPPFVDDVRVARSGGDLRLDWSAATADLGSGAAAMKGYRIYEGALPTVDPATAANNYYVAAPATTFTLSGLGGDGATHFFLVDTVAADDAEGAHARWFREENDPSVALSAGWTEQLDVRASGGRAVASAVKDAAATIPLFLDGGAALEGTGASLLMKRGPDQGIATILIDGAPAAGVDLYAPSEEWRVWAFHIRGLAAGAHTLRVVVSGDKSPASSGATVTFDAVLHLK; from the coding sequence GTGTGTCTGTCGATTGTCCTCGCCGCCGCCGCGGGCTTCGCGTTGGCCGCCTATCCGTTCGCGGACGGCGCGGAAGCGGGCGCGGGTCAGTGGTCCGCCGCGCCGCCGTGGGCGGCGAGCGCGGAGAGCGCGCACGCGGGGAGCTTCGCCTTCAGCGACAGCCCGGGCGCCAACTACGCCAACAACGCGAACGTCGCGCTGACGATGCGGGACTCGCTCGACCTGACGCGGTCGACGCGGCCGCGCCTGTCGTTCTGGCACACGTTCAACCTCGAGCCGGGGTACGACTTCGGCTACGTCGAGATCTCGCTCGACGGCGGCGCGAGTTGGCAGGCCTCCCCGCTCGCCTCGTTCACCGGCAACGCGGCCTGGCGGCGCGAGCAGATCGACCTCTCGGCCTACAAGACGCAGGCGACGGTGAAGCTCCGCTTCCGCCTCGTCAGCGACGCCAACGTGACGCTCGACGGCTGGCACGTGGACGACGTGGTGGTCGACGAGGCGCCGGACGCGCCGACGGCGACCGCCGGCGCCGTCACCGCCAACACCATCGCCCTCTCCTGGACGGCTTCGGCCGCCGCCGACTTCGCCGGCTACCGCGTCGTCCGCTCCGCGACGCAGGGCTTCGACTGGCGGACGGCGACGACGGTCGCCTCCTTCGGCGCGGCGTCCACGACGAACTTCACCGACGTCGCCCTCAACCCGAAGAGCCGCTACCACTACCGGGTCGTCGTCGCCCGCGGCAACGGGATCGAGGCGGCCTCCGACGAAGTCTCGGCGACGACGTCGGCGGGGATGGACTTCCCGTTCCTCGACGACGGCGAGGCGGGGGCGGCGACCTGGCGGGCCGACGTGCCTTGGGCCCTTTCGACCGAGGCCGCGTACGGCGGCGCTTCGGCGTGGAGCGATTCGCCGGGCGGCCCCTACGCCGCGAACGTCAACGCGTCGTTGACGCTCGCCGCGCCGCTCGACCTGCGCGCCGCGACGCGTCCGACCCTCTCCTTCCGGCACACCTACGACTTCCCCGGCAACGACCACGGCCTCGTCGAGGTCTCGACCGACAACGGGCAGACCTGGACCGCGCTGCGCGACTTCACCAACGGGACCGTCGCCGCCTGGACGTACGTGCAGGTGGACCTCTCGGCCTACAAGGCGCAGGCGACGCTGGTGCGGTTCCGCGTCACGGCCGACGGGGCGACGAACGGCGACGGCTGGCATCTCGACGACGTCGCCGTCTCCGAGCCGCTCGCCGCGCTGGCGACGCCGACGCCGACGCCGCTCGACTCGCACGCCATCCGGGTCGCGTGGCCGCAGGCGACGGGAAGCGGCTTCGACCACTACGAAGTCGTCCGCTCGACCTCCCCCAACGCCGGGGTCTACGGCACGATCGCCGCCGAGATCCACGACGTCGCCGCGACGACCTTCGACGACCGCGGCCTCGCGCTCAACACGACCTACTACTACCGGGTCTACGCCGTGAACCGCTGGGGCTGCTTCAGCCCGGACAGCGCGGCCGAAGCCGCGGCGACGACGCTCAACAACCCGCTGCCGTTCGCGGACGGCTTCGAAGGGGCGCTCGACGCCTGGACCTTCACCGGCGGCTGGTCGAAGACCAGCGTCGTCCCGGCGCACGGCGGGGCCTTCGTCCTGCAGGACAGCCCCGGCGACTACGCCAACAACTCGGACACCTACGCGATGACGGCCGTCGATCTGCGCGGCGCCCTCAACCCCGCGTTGTCGTTCTGGGACCGCTTCGCCTTGGAGCAGAACGCCGACTTCGCCGCCCTCGAGGTCAGCGCGGACGGCGCGAACTGGTCCCGGCCGTACGTCGCCACCGGAACGCGCCTCGACTGGGCGCGCCAGGTGATCGACCTCTCGCCGTGGCGCGGACAGGCGAACCTGCGGATCCGTTTCCGCGTGGCCACGAACGCCGGGACCGTCGCCGACGGCTGGTACATCGACGACGTCGAAGTGAAGGACGTCGCGCCGCTGCCGACGATCGCGCTGCCGTTCACCGAGACCTTCGAGTCCGGCCTCGGCGCCTGGCAGGCCAGCCGCTGGACGGTCGCCGCCGACGCGGCGCACGGCGGCGCGGCGAGCGCCCGCAGCAGCGCCGACGGCAATCTCTGGAGCGACGGCTACGAGCGGCTCGTCCTGAACGGCGAGCTCGACCTCGCCGGGTCGGCGAACCCGCAGCTCACGTTCTGGATGTCCGGCCACGCCTACTGGTGCAGCGGCTTCAACGTCTACGCCTCCACCGACGGCGGCGCGACTTGGAGCGGCTCGCTCTTCGGCCAGGGGAACGACTGGAACACCTCCGGGACGTGGCGCCGCGCGCAGGTGGACCTCTCCGCCTACAAGGGACAGAAGACCCGCCTGATGTTCCAGGTCTCCACCTGCTGGGGGGGCGCCGACGAGGACTTCTACATCGACGACGTGCGCGTCGAAGACCTCCCGACGGCGGTGACCCTCGCCGCGCCGACGCCGCGCCTCAAGACCGCCGAACTCGCCTGGACCAAGTCGAGCGACCCGAACTTCGCCCGCTACGAGGTCCGGCGCTCGACGTCGCCCAACGTGACGCTCGACGGGACGCTCGTCGCCTTGATCGCCGACGTGAACACGGTGAGCGCCCTCGACGACAACCCGCCGGAAGGGCTCGCCATCGGCGCGACGTACTACTACAAGGTCTTCACGTTCGACACGTACGGCACGGTCACGCCGAGCAACGAGCGCTCCGCCACGACGGTGCCGCTCGCGTATCCGGTCGCCGACGCGATGGACGACCTGCGGAACTGGGTCCGCGGGACCGACAGCGCCGACCAGCCGACGTGGGGCCCGCTCTCGCCGGGCCGCGACGGCGAGACCGGAACCTGCATCGCCAGCTCGCCGACGACCGACTACCCGAACAACAGCAGCACCTACATCCTCACCGCGGTGGACCTGACCGCGGCGGTCCACCCCGTCCTGACTTTCTGGGACCAGCCCGCCTTCCAGCAGAACGCCGACTACGGCAGCGTCGAGGTCAGCGCCGACGGAAACAACTGGCAGCGGCCGTACGTCGTCACCGGCGTCCGCGCCGCCTGGGCGAAGCAGCGGATCGACCTCACCCGCTGGCGCGGCCAGACGAACCTGCGCGTCCGCTTCCGCGTTTCCACGGACGCCGGCACGACCAACGCCGGCTGGCGGATCGACGACGTGACGATCGGCGAGGCCGAGGGCTGGACGGCCTTCCCCTTCCCGTTCACCGAGACGTTCGAATCCGGCCTCGGAAACTGGCAGACGAGCCGCTGGACGATCGCCGCCGACGCGGTCCACGGCGGCGCGGCGAGCGCCCGCAGCAGCGCCGACGGCAACCTCTGGAACAGCGGCTACGAGCAGCTTCTGCTGAACGGCGAGATCGATCTCGCCGCGGCGCAGAATCCGCAGCTCACGTTCTGGATGACCGGCCACGCCTACTGGTGCAGCGGCTTCAACGTCTACGCCTCCACCGACGGCGGCGCGACCTGGAGCGGCACGCTCTTCGGCCAAGGGAGCGACTGGAACACCTCCGGGACGTGGCGCCGCGCGCAGGTGGACCTTTCCGGCTACAAGGGAAAGGCCGTGCGTCTGCTGTTCGAAGTCAGCTCCTGCTGGGGCGGCGCCGACGAGGACTTCTACGTCGACGACGTGCGCGTGGAAGATCTTCCGACGGCCGTGACCCTCGCCGCGCCGACGCCGCACCTCAAGACCGCCGAACTGGCCTGGACCAAGTCGAGCGACCCGAACTTCGCCCGCTACGAAGTCCGCCGCTCGACTTCGCCGGGCGTCACGCTCGACGGAACGCTCGTCGCCTCGATCGCCGACGTGAACACGGTGAGCGCCCTCGACGAAAACCCGCCGGAAGGGCTCGCCATCGGCGCGACCTACTACTACAAGGTCTTCACCTTCGACACGTACGGCACGGTCGCCCCGAGCAACGAGCGCTCCGCCGTCACCGTCCCGCTGCCCTATCCGGTCGCCGACGCGATGGACGACCTGCGGAACTGGGTCCGCGGAACCGACAGCGCCGACCAGCCGACGTGGGGCCCGCTCTCGCCGGGCCGCGACGGCGCGACCGGAAGCTGCATCGCCAGCTCGCCGACGAGCGACTACCCGAACAGCAGCAGCACCTACATCCTCACCGCGGTGGACCTGACCGCGGCGGTCCACCCGGTCCTGAGCTTCTGGGACCAGCCCGCCTTCCAGCAGAACGCCGACTACGGCAGCGTCGAGGTCAGCGCCGACGGAAACAACTGGCAGCGGCCGTACGTCGTCACCGGCGTCCGCGCCGCCTGGGCGAGGCAGCGGATCGACCTCACCCGCTGGCGCGGCCAGACGAACCTGCGGATCCGCTTCCGCGTCGCCACCGACGGCGGCACGACCAACGCCGGCTGGCGGATCGACGACGTGACGATCGGCGAGGCCGACGGCTGGAAGACCTTCGCCTTCCCGTTCACCGACGGCTTCGAGTCCGGCCTCGGCAACTGGCAGGCGAGCCGCTGGACGGTCGCCGCCGACGCGGTCCACGGCGGCGCGGCGAGCGTCCGCAGCAGCGCCGACGGCAACCTCTGGAACAGCGGCTACGAACAGCTTCTGCTGAACGGCCAGATCGACCTCGCCGCGGCGCGGAACCCGCAGCTCACCTTCTGGATGTCCGGCCACGCCTACTGGTGCAGCAGCCTCAACGTCTACGCCTCCACCGACGGCGGCGCGACCTGGAGCGGCTCGCTCTTCGGCCAGGGGAACGACTGGAATTCCTCCGGGGCCTGGCGCCGCGCGCAGGTCGACCTTTCCGGCTACAAAGGACAGGCCGTGCGCCTGCTGTTCGAGGTCGCCTCGTGTTGGGGCGGCGCCGACGAAGACTTCTCCATCGACGACGTCGCCGTGTCGGAGCTGCCGGCGGCGCCGGTCCTCGCGCCGCCCGACTCGATCGGCAACGGCTCGATGCGCCTCTCCTGGAGCGCATACGCCGACGCGCCGTCGTTCAGGTCCTACCTGCTCTACCGCGACACCACGAACGGCGTCGGCCTCGGCAGCGCGCTCGTCGCGACGCTCGGCGACCGCGCGGCGACGCAGTTCGTGGACACCGGCCTGCAGGCGGGCAAGACCTACTACTACCGCCTCTACGCGCAGGACGTCCACGACGCGTACAGTCCCTCGAACGTCGTCTCGGCGCGGACCGCGCCGCTCGTCCCGTCGTCGGCGGCGGACGACTTCGAGACGCCGAACGACCACTGGACCATGACCGGGACGTGGGCCGTCCAGAGCGGCGCGGGCCGCAACGGCGGCGCCGCGCTCGTCGATTCGATCGGCGACTACCCCTGCGGCATGGACGCCTCGGCGACGACCTCCGTCAATCTGAAGAACGCCTCGTGGCCGGTGCTGACCTTCCACGACCGCTACGCCTACCAGGACAACTACGACTGGGGCGTCGTGGAGGTGATGACGAACGAAGGATCGTCGTGGACGCGCGTCTACACCGTCACCGGCACGCGTCCCGACTGGCGCCGCGCGCAGATCGACCTCAGCCCGTGGAAGGGGCAGGAGAACGTCTGGATCCGCTTCCGCTCGCTCTCCGACGGCTGCGGCATCCAGGCCGACGGCTGGTCGATCGACGACTTCGCCGTCGTCGAGAACGCGCACGCCCCGCTTCCCTACCCCTACGCGCAGAGCTTCGAAGGAGCGCTCGACGACCTGCTCCCCTCGGCGTGGGTCCAGGGCGCGGACCTCCCGAAGGAAGGCGCGGCCGACCTCGTCGCGACCCCCGGCCAGCGGATCTGGGCCGACGCCAACCACAGCTTCGCCTTCGCCGGCGAGCTCGACCTCTCCGCGGCGACGAGCCCGTCCCTGTCCTACTGGATCCGCGGGCACATGTACTGGTGCAGCACCTTCCGCTTCCAGTCCTCGATCGACGGCGGGATCACCTGGACCGACGTGCCGGGGACGATCCGCGGGAACGACTGGGCCTCCGACGCGACGTGGGTCAAGACGACGGTGGACATCTCGCCTTTGAAGAACGCGCACCTGCGGCTGCGCGGCTTCCTCAACACCTGCTACGGCGGCGCCGACGCGGTCGTCCACGTGGACGCCGTGCGGATCGGCGAGCCGACGCCGGGGGCGCCCGCGCCGCACGACCCGCCGGACGGCGGCGCGGTCGGCGTCCTCCGCCCGACGCTGACGCTCGACAACGCGCTCGACTACCAGTTCGACCCGCTCACCTACCGGATCCAGGTCGCGTCCGACTCCTCGTTCGACTCGACCGTCGCCGAGGTCCCCGCGGTCGCCGAAGGAACGAGCACGACGTCGTGGACGGTGGACACCGACCTCGCCAACAACACCCGCTACTGGTGGCGCGCTCGGGGCCGCGATCCCGAAGGGCACGAAGGGCCGTGGATGGCGCCGGCCGCCTTCTACGTCGTCCTGCGCAACGACGCGCCGCCGGCGCCGAAGTTCGTCGCGCCGCCGAACGGCGCGCAGCTCTGGGGCGCCGAGGCCGCGCTCACCTGGTACGCCTCCGTCGATCCGAATCCCGGCGACACGGTGACGTACGACCTCGAGATCGACGACGACCCGAACTTCGGCGCCCCCGAGGTTTCGGCGACCGGTCTCAGCGCGACGGCGAAGAACGACCTGGCCGCCGCGCTGCCGACGATCACCGCGCCGCTCGGCGACCTGCCGGGCTACGCGTCGCTCGTCTCGCAGCGGACCTACTACTGGCGCCTGCGCGCCGTGGACAACCGCCACGCCGCCTCGCCGTGGACGTCGGAAGTCCGCTACTTCGTCTTCGGCGCCGACACGACGGCCCCGACGGTCGCCTGGTCCTCGCCGGCCGACCGGGCGACGATCGCCGCGACCCCGACGACGCTCTCCGGCACCGCGCAGGACGTCGGCGCCGGCCTCGACTACGTGCAGCTCAGCTTCGACGGCGGAACGACGTGGATCCTCGCCGCCGGCGGCGGTTCGTGGAGCTACAGCTTCGCCCCGACGCAGAACGGCGAGATCGCGGCGCTCGTCCGCGCGGCCGACAAGGCGGGGAACGTCTCCGCCCCGGCCTCGCGCCGCTTCACCGTCGCCCTGCCCGACATCCCCACCGCTCCGGCCGCGCACCCCGACAACTCGATGGTCACGGTCTTCTGGGGCCCGCCGGCGCTGCCGGGCGCGACCGGCTACAACGTCTACCGCGCGATCGAGAGCGGCGCGTTCGCCAAGCTCAACGCCGCGCCGCTCCTGGCCCTCTCCTACCGCGACGCCGGCCTGATCAACGGCCTCGCCCACCGCTACGTCGTCACCGCGCTGCGCGGCGGCGTCGAGAGCGGGCGGAGCCCGGAAGTCTGGGCGCGGCCGACGGGAGACGGCGCGCCGCCGTTCGTGGACGACGTGCGCGTCGCCCGCTCCGGCGGCGACCTGCGGCTCGACTGGTCCGCGGCGACCGCCGACCTCGGTTCCGGCGCGGCGGCGATGAAGGGGTACCGGATCTACGAAGGCGCGCTGCCGACCGTCGATCCGGCGACCGCGGCGAACAACTACTACGTCGCCGCCCCGGCGACGACGTTCACCCTCTCCGGCCTCGGAGGCGACGGCGCGACGCACTTCTTCCTCGTGGACACGGTCGCGGCCGACGACGCCGAAGGGGCCCACGCCCGCTGGTTCCGCGAGGAGAACGACCCGAGCGTCGCCCTCTCCGCGGGCTGGACCGAACAGCTCGACGTCCGCGCGAGCGGCGGGCGCGCCGTCGCCTCCGCGGTCAAGGACGCCGCGGCGACGATCCCGCTCTTCCTCGACGGCGGCGCGGCGCTGGAAGGGACCGGCGCGAGCCTGTTGATGAAGCGCGGCCCCGACCAAGGGATCGCCACGATCCTGATCGACGGCGCTCCCGCCGCGGGCGTCGATCTCTACGCGCCGTCCGAAGAGTGGCGCGTCTGGGCGTTCCACATCCGCGGCCTGGCCGCCGGCGCCCACACGCTCCGCGTCGTCGTCTCGGGCGACAAGAGCCCCGCCTCGAGCGGCGCGACGGTGACGTTCGACGCCGTGCTCCACCTCAAGTAG
- a CDS encoding 4-hydroxybutyrate CoA-transferase, translating into MSWHDDYNSKRMSAEKAVSMIQSGSRVFYGGNANMPLALMRAAAERCKSLENVKMTHVLVLGEDPLAAPEMAPHVRHHSLFVGPSDRLAVNEGRADYVPIFLYEIPRIFETSFPLDVAMVQVSKPDEHGFMSFGLEALAARAAIQNAKKVIVQVNEKTPRVLGNAFVHVSRVDAVVEHTEPMTSLTPRPSSDIEKKIGGFIRGLIEDGSCIQMGIGGIPDAVFNSLDGLHDLGIHTEMLSDGAMRAIQRGIVTGARKNIHQGKAVITFALGSQELYDFLDNNPMIEAQPVEYCNDPYVVSQNEKMVAVNGAIEVDITGQVCSDSIGTRIFSGFGGQVDYIRGAARSKGGKPIIALPATGKSKDGKMFSKIVPMLKPGAGVVTTRADVHYVVTEYGVAELFGRNLHQRAEALINVAHPDFRSELTQMAKDRKIL; encoded by the coding sequence ATGAGCTGGCACGACGACTACAACAGCAAGCGTATGTCCGCCGAGAAGGCGGTTTCCATGATCCAGAGCGGTTCCCGCGTCTTCTACGGCGGCAACGCCAACATGCCGCTGGCGCTGATGCGCGCCGCCGCCGAGCGCTGCAAGAGCCTCGAGAACGTGAAGATGACGCACGTGTTGGTGCTCGGCGAGGACCCGCTGGCCGCGCCCGAGATGGCCCCGCACGTCCGGCACCACTCCCTGTTCGTCGGCCCCTCGGACCGCCTCGCGGTCAACGAAGGGCGCGCCGACTACGTGCCGATCTTCCTCTACGAGATCCCGCGGATCTTCGAGACGAGCTTCCCGCTCGACGTGGCGATGGTCCAGGTCTCCAAGCCGGACGAGCACGGCTTCATGAGCTTCGGCCTCGAGGCCCTCGCCGCGCGCGCCGCGATCCAGAACGCGAAGAAGGTCATCGTCCAGGTGAACGAGAAGACCCCGCGCGTCCTCGGCAACGCCTTCGTGCACGTCAGCCGCGTGGACGCGGTCGTCGAGCACACCGAGCCGATGACGTCGCTGACCCCGCGCCCCTCCTCGGACATCGAGAAGAAGATCGGCGGCTTCATCCGCGGCCTGATCGAGGACGGCTCCTGCATCCAGATGGGGATCGGCGGCATTCCGGACGCCGTCTTCAACTCGCTCGACGGCCTGCACGACCTCGGCATCCACACCGAGATGCTCAGCGACGGCGCGATGCGCGCCATCCAGCGCGGGATCGTCACCGGCGCGCGCAAGAACATCCACCAGGGGAAGGCGGTCATCACCTTCGCCCTCGGCTCGCAGGAACTCTACGACTTCCTCGACAACAACCCGATGATCGAGGCCCAGCCGGTCGAGTACTGCAACGACCCGTACGTCGTCAGCCAGAACGAGAAGATGGTCGCGGTGAACGGCGCGATCGAAGTCGACATCACCGGCCAGGTCTGCTCCGACTCGATCGGCACGCGGATCTTCTCCGGCTTCGGCGGCCAGGTCGACTACATCCGCGGCGCGGCCCGCTCCAAGGGCGGCAAGCCGATCATCGCCCTCCCGGCCACCGGCAAGTCGAAGGACGGCAAGATGTTCTCGAAGATCGTCCCGATGCTCAAGCCGGGCGCCGGCGTCGTCACGACCCGCGCGGACGTCCACTACGTCGTCACCGAGTACGGCGTGGCGGAGCTGTTCGGCCGCAACCTGCACCAGCGCGCCGAAGCGCTGATCAACGTCGCGCACCCCGACTTCCGCTCCGAGCTGACCCAGATGGCCAAGGACCGCAAGATCCTCTGA
- a CDS encoding alanine dehydrogenase: MKIGVPKETLRHEHRVGLTPFGVSKLVDLGHDVFVQSDAGAAAHFADADYAQAGATIVYNADEVFGRADVVAKVGALSADEMALLRAETTILGFHHLAVAGKEVVQAMVDRRLTMIGYEICEDARGGRPVLAALSEIAGHMVIHVAGHLLETSQGGRGVLLGGVAGVAPATVLVLGAGVVGRTAASHLLALGAHVILLDSDLAKLRDAIERGCHDAVTAVSSPRNILRFAPVADVVVGAVLVPGGRAPFLIGEEMVKSMKSGSVIIDLAVDQGGCVETSRPTTPEQPTYKVHGVTHYCVPNMTTNVPRSASRALGLAALPLITRLAESGPEAALRADAGLARGAYSFRGRMVNELAAKALGLAPSRLNDLLP; the protein is encoded by the coding sequence ATGAAGATCGGCGTCCCGAAGGAAACGCTGCGCCACGAGCACCGCGTCGGCCTCACGCCGTTCGGCGTGTCCAAGTTGGTCGATCTTGGACACGACGTCTTCGTGCAGAGCGACGCGGGCGCCGCCGCTCATTTCGCCGACGCGGACTACGCGCAGGCGGGGGCGACGATCGTCTACAACGCCGACGAGGTCTTCGGCCGCGCCGACGTCGTCGCCAAGGTCGGCGCCCTCTCCGCGGACGAGATGGCCCTCCTGCGCGCGGAAACGACGATCCTCGGCTTCCATCATCTGGCGGTCGCCGGCAAGGAGGTCGTCCAGGCGATGGTCGACCGGCGGCTGACGATGATCGGCTACGAAATCTGCGAGGACGCGCGCGGCGGCCGCCCCGTGCTGGCCGCGCTGTCCGAAATCGCCGGCCACATGGTGATCCACGTCGCCGGCCACCTGCTCGAAACGTCGCAGGGCGGGCGCGGCGTGCTGCTCGGCGGCGTCGCCGGCGTCGCCCCGGCGACGGTCCTCGTGCTCGGCGCGGGGGTCGTCGGCCGCACGGCCGCCTCGCACCTGCTGGCGCTCGGCGCGCACGTCATCCTGCTCGACAGCGACCTCGCCAAGCTGCGGGACGCGATCGAGCGCGGCTGCCACGACGCCGTGACCGCCGTCTCCAGCCCGCGCAACATCCTCCGCTTCGCGCCGGTCGCCGACGTCGTCGTCGGCGCCGTGCTCGTCCCCGGAGGGCGCGCCCCGTTCCTGATCGGCGAGGAGATGGTCAAGTCGATGAAGTCCGGCAGCGTGATCATCGACCTCGCGGTGGACCAGGGGGGCTGCGTCGAGACGAGCCGCCCCACGACGCCGGAGCAGCCGACCTACAAGGTCCACGGCGTGACGCACTACTGCGTGCCCAACATGACCACCAACGTGCCGCGCTCCGCCTCGCGCGCCCTGGGGCTCGCCGCCTTGCCGCTGATCACGCGGCTGGCGGAGAGCGGCCCCGAGGCCGCGCTCCGCGCCGACGCGGGGCTGGCCCGCGGGGCCTACTCGTTCCGCGGCCGGATGGTGAACGAACTGGCGGCGAAGGCGCTCGGACTGGCGCCCTCCCGCCTGAACGACCTGTTGCCTTGA
- a CDS encoding HD domain-containing protein yields MTRDEAWAIVTEWTAGEALRKHALAVETTMRALARRFGGDEDLWGVAGLLHDADYEAFPERHPQATVERLRAAGEDELADAVAAHYTKWGRPYEALLPKALVAADELTGFIVACSLVNPEGIAGVAVASVLKKLKQKGFAAKVDRDEVRAGAELLGVELAEVAAIAIDALRENKEALGLK; encoded by the coding sequence ATGACGCGCGACGAGGCTTGGGCGATCGTGACCGAATGGACCGCGGGCGAGGCGCTGCGGAAGCACGCCCTGGCGGTCGAAACGACGATGCGGGCGCTGGCGCGGCGGTTCGGCGGCGACGAAGACCTCTGGGGCGTCGCCGGCCTGCTCCACGACGCCGACTACGAGGCGTTTCCCGAGCGGCACCCGCAGGCGACCGTCGAGCGGCTGCGGGCGGCGGGCGAGGACGAATTGGCCGACGCCGTCGCCGCCCACTACACCAAATGGGGGCGGCCCTACGAGGCCCTGCTGCCGAAGGCGCTCGTCGCCGCGGACGAGCTGACCGGGTTCATCGTCGCCTGCTCCCTCGTCAACCCCGAGGGGATCGCCGGCGTCGCCGTCGCGTCGGTCCTGAAGAAGCTCAAGCAGAAGGGATTCGCGGCGAAGGTAGACCGCGACGAGGTCCGGGCGGGGGCGGAGTTGCTCGGCGTCGAACTGGCCGAGGTCGCGGCGATCGCGATCGACGCCTTGCGCGAAAACAAGGAGGCGCTGGGCCTCAAATAG